ACGTATCTCAAGCAGCTCGATCCGGAAACGCGGCGCGAACACCTCTCGACCTTTTTTTCGTTCCCGATGCCTTGCCTCTTCGTCACCAAGGGACAGGAGCCGGGCGAAGATCTCGTCGCGTTCGCGGTCGAGGCGGGCATCAGCGTCATTCGCACGAAGCTCAAGACGAACGACTTCTACACGCGCATCAAGCCGTGGCTCGAGGACGAGTTCGCGCCGTCGACGAATCTTCACGGCTCACTCTCCGACGTGTTCGGCGTCGGCCTCTTGTTCATTGGGAAAAGTGGTATTGGAAAATCCGAATGCGTGCTGGATCTCGTGGAGCGCGGCCACCGGCTGGTGGCGGACGATCTCGTGCTCGTACAGCGGCGGGGGAGCGACGTGCTGATCGGTCGCGGGCACGAGCTGCAGCGGCACCACATGGAGATTCGCGGTGTCGGCCTCGTGGACATTCCCTCGATCTTTGGCATCCGCGCCGTGCGCCAGCAGAAGCGTATCGAGGTCGTCGTGCAGCTCGAGACGTGGGATCAGGAGGCGGCCGTCGATCGCACGGGATTGGATACCGAGTCGACGACGATCCTCGACGTCGAGATCCCGATGGTGCGCGTTCCGTTGAATCCGGGAAAGAACATCACGGTCATCGCGGAAGTGATCGCGATGAATCACTTGCTCAAGTACAGCGGCATCGATCCGGCGGAGCGCTTCAACGAGCGCCTGATGCGGCAGATGCGCGACCGCCCGGACGTCGCGCGCTACCTGCAGGACGACAATGAATGAATCGATGACCCAGCCCGCGAACGACGACGCGCAATCGCACGGCGTGCCGCGGGCGATCGTCGCGGGTCACGGCGAGTTCGCCGCCGGCCTCGTGTCCGCGGTCGAGCAAATCACCGGACGAGGCACGCAACTCATTCCCGTGTCGGTTGCGAAACTCAGCGTGCAGGACATCGAAGAGCTCTTGCGCTCGAAGATGTTGGAGCATGGCGTGAAGGTGATTTTCACCGATCTGCAGGCCGGAAGCTGCACCATGGCATCGCGCCGAATTCTGCGCGGCATGGACGACGCCATTCTCGTCGCGGGAACGAACCTTCCGTTGCTGCTCGACTTCGTCTTCGCCGAAGGGCGGCCCGCGCCGGAAGCCGCACGCCATGCCGCCGAGCGCGGACGTGCGGCGATCAACGCGTATGGGGCCGGCGCGTGACACTCGTGCTGTATCGGATCGACGACCGGCTCATTCATGGGCAGGTCGTCGTTGGATGGGGTCAGCCGCTGGATTTGCGCTTCATCGTGCTCGTCGATGACGCCGTTGCCGAGAGTGACTGGGAGCAAGAGCTCTATCGCATGGGCGTGCCGCCGGAGATGGAAGTGTATTTCCACACGGCGGACGACGCGGTCAACGCGGTCGCGAAATATCAGGCCGATCCGCGGCCGGGCCTCTTGCTCACGGGCGACATCGCGACCATGCGCAAGCTCGTCGACGGTGCCGGTGTGACGGCGGTCAACGTCGGAGGCATTCACTCGAAGCCCGGCCGCGTGCAACGCATGCGCTACGTCTTCCTCTCCCCGGAGGAAGAGCAGCAGCTGCGCGATCTCGCCGCGCGCGGCGCGAAAGTCACGGCGCAGGATGTGCCGGGTGCGCGTCCTGTTTCGCTCGACGATCTGCTCGCGGGCAACGAATCATGAAGGACCTATGATGCTCATCGACCTGATCCCCCTCGCGCTGCTCGGCGGCGTGCTGGGGTTGGACGTCGTGAGCTTTCCGCAAGCGATGATCTCGCGGCCGATCGTCGCGTCGACGATCGCCGGCGCGCTCGTCGGACAGTCGCCGAGCGGATTGCTGCTCGGCGCCGCGCTGGAGTTGATCGCGCTCGAGACGCTGCCGTTCGGTGCGTCGCGGTATCCGGAGTGGGGCTCGGCGTCGGTCGTTGGCGGCGCGATCTTCTCGAGCTATCCGTCGCATCCCGCAGGGGCGATGTCGCTCGCCATGGTCGCCGCGCTCGCGACGACGTGGATCGGCGGCTGGACGATGGTCAAACTCCGGCAGCTGAACGCCGTGTGGGCCGGGCGGAAGCGCGATGCGCTCGCCGCCGGCGCGCGCGGCTCCGTGATCAGCTTGCAGCTCGACGGCATGACGGCGGACTTCGCGCGCGGCGCGCTGCTGACCGCGATCGCCTATGCGGCGCTCGCACCGCTGTCGCGCATGTGCATCGAGCTGTGGACGATCGATCAGCGCGACTCGCGCGCGTTCGTCGTCGCGGTCGCGGCCAGCGTCGCCGGCGGTGCGGCGTGGAAGCTGTTTCATTCGACCGCCGGCGCGTTGTGGTTCTTCGGGGGCGGTCTGGCGCTGGGCCTCTTCATGATGTTTCTCAGATGACCACAAACGTATCGGCGGCCACGCGCTCGCTTCCCGTGCGCACGCAGATCTCGATGTTCGTGCGCATGCTCGCGATTCAAGGCGCGTGGAATTACGAGACCCTGCTCGGGAACGGAATCGGCTTTTGTCTCGAGCCCGCGCTAAGATTTCTGCCTGGCGGCGTGCACGGAAAGGCGTTCAAGGACGCGATGGCGCGGGAGAGCCACTACTTCAATGCGCATCCGTATCTCGCCGCTGTTGCCGTCGGTGCGCTCGCGCGCGTGGAGCTCGACGGCGAGTCGCCGGAGCGCATCGAGCGTTTTCGCACGGCGCTTTGCGGACCGCTTGGCAGCGTCGGCGACCGGCTCGTGTGGGCGGGCTGGCTGCCATTCTGCTCGCTTGCGTCGCTGGCCTTGTTCGGCCTGGGCGCGACACCGATCGTCGTCGTTGGCTTCTTCCTCGCCGCGTACAATGCCGGACACTTCGCGCTGCGGATCTGGGGACTGCGCACGGGGTGGAATCACGGACTGCGCGTCGCGACCGCGCTCGGGCATCCGGTGCTGCGGCGTGGACCGCAGCAGATCGGACGGGTGGCGGCGCTCGCGACCGGGGTGGCAATACCGCTCGCGCTGGGTCGCATCATCGGACCGGGTCGGAGCCTGCTGGGGCTCGTGCTCGTGACCGTCGCGCTCGGATCGTTTCTGCTGGTTCGTTTGCAGGGCCGCATTGAAGGCTGGCGTTTGTCTCTGTTCGTGGTCGCCGCGTTTGTCCTCTTCTCGGTAGTCCGCTAATGCCCGAACGAACCGTCCAGATCACGAATAGAAACGGGCTCCACGCGCGTCCCGCGGCGGAGATCGTCAAGCTCGCCGCCAGGTTTCAAAGCGAGATCACCGTCGGCAAAGACGACCTCGACGTGAATGGCAAAAGCATCATGGGTGTGATGATGTTGGCCGCCGAACATGGGTCGAGTATTACGTTTCGAGCGGAGGGCCCCGATGCCGACCAGGCTCTCGACGCACTCGCGACGCTCGTCAGCAACGGCTTCGGGGAGAGTTAGTGGATCGAAAGCTCGTCGGGGTTCCCGCGTCTCCCGGCATCGCCGTTGGCCCGGTGCATCTGCTGCGATGGGAGATCCCCGAGGTGCGGCATCGGATCATTCCCGATGACGCCGTTCCCGGCGAGTTAGCGCGCCTGCACGACGCACTCGACCGCGCGAAGGCACGCGTCAGTCAGATCCGCGATCGCGTCGAGCGAACCGCGGGCGCGCAGGAAGCGGCGATCTTCGACGTGCAGCGCTCCATCCTCGACGACTCGGAGCTGGTGGGCGCCGTCGAAGAGCTGATTCGCCAGAACCTGGGCGCGGAGAAGGCGTTCGAGATCGTGATGATCGAGTGGGGGCAAAAGTTCGGACGTGCGGCGCACGCCATGTTGCGTGAGCGCGTCGGCGATCTCAAGGACGTCGAGATTCGTGTGCTGACGATCCTGCTCGATCTCCCCGATCACGATCCCGTCGACCTTCCGAAGGGATCGAACGCAATCCTCGTGACGCACGATCTGACGCCGAGTCTCACCGTGCAGCTCGACCGCGAAGCGATCGCCGCGATCGCGACCGACGCGGGGACACGTACCTCGCACGTCGCGATTCTCGCGCGCTCGCTCGGCTTGCCCGCCGTGGTTGGACTTCGCACCGCGACGCAGGAGCTCGTTGGGCGCGAGACGGCCATTCTCGACGGATCAACCGGGGTGCTGGCGATCAACCCGTCGCACTCCGACATCGACGCGTATCGCGAGCGCGCACGACAGGAGGCGATGGCGGACGAGGAGCTGCGCCAGCTCGCGCAGCTCGAGTCGATCACGACCGACGACGTGCGCATCACGCTGCGCGCGAACGTCGATTTGCCCGAGGAAGCCGACATCGCCGCGACGAGCGGCGCCGAGGGCGTCGGCCTGATGCGCACCGAGTTTCTCGTCGTCGGACGCGCCACGATGCCCGACGAGAACGAGCAGTATCGCGCGTATACGCGCGTGGTTCGCGCGTTCGATGGATGTCCGGTGGTGATTCGGACGTTCGACGTCGGCGGCGACAAGCTGCCGGCCGGCGGGTTTCCCAGCGAGCCAAATCCGTTTCTGGGGTGGCGCGCCATACGGATGTGTCTCGATCAACCGGACATGTTCCGGGTGCAGCTGCGCGCGTTGTTGCGAGCCGCGG
This DNA window, taken from Gemmatimonadaceae bacterium, encodes the following:
- a CDS encoding PTS system mannose/fructose/sorbose family transporter subunit IID, with amino-acid sequence MTTNVSAATRSLPVRTQISMFVRMLAIQGAWNYETLLGNGIGFCLEPALRFLPGGVHGKAFKDAMARESHYFNAHPYLAAVAVGALARVELDGESPERIERFRTALCGPLGSVGDRLVWAGWLPFCSLASLALFGLGATPIVVVGFFLAAYNAGHFALRIWGLRTGWNHGLRVATALGHPVLRRGPQQIGRVAALATGVAIPLALGRIIGPGRSLLGLVLVTVALGSFLLVRLQGRIEGWRLSLFVVAAFVLFSVVR
- the ptsP gene encoding phosphoenolpyruvate--protein phosphotransferase; this translates as MDRKLVGVPASPGIAVGPVHLLRWEIPEVRHRIIPDDAVPGELARLHDALDRAKARVSQIRDRVERTAGAQEAAIFDVQRSILDDSELVGAVEELIRQNLGAEKAFEIVMIEWGQKFGRAAHAMLRERVGDLKDVEIRVLTILLDLPDHDPVDLPKGSNAILVTHDLTPSLTVQLDREAIAAIATDAGTRTSHVAILARSLGLPAVVGLRTATQELVGRETAILDGSTGVLAINPSHSDIDAYRERARQEAMADEELRQLAQLESITTDDVRITLRANVDLPEEADIAATSGAEGVGLMRTEFLVVGRATMPDENEQYRAYTRVVRAFDGCPVVIRTFDVGGDKLPAGGFPSEPNPFLGWRAIRMCLDQPDMFRVQLRALLRAAVHGDVHIMLPLVVSVDEVRAARALLDEAARELEARGTEFRRDVPLGVMIETPAAAVAADTFVNDVSFFSIGTNDLVQYTLAVDRGNANLASRFTALHPAVLTLIRRTAYTARQHSLDVAVCGEMASQPLMAFALIGLGVRQLSVAPRSVPLVKRIVRAISVKAAEEAASAAIRAQTAAEAEAVLRERLSTMIGDPAVVGHGLPH
- the hprK gene encoding HPr(Ser) kinase/phosphatase, which produces MSAKAKLTVGRLLERMAGPLQLDLVAGPNGLDNIIENPDVSSPGLALAGYVKRFPSERLQVLGETEITYLKQLDPETRREHLSTFFSFPMPCLFVTKGQEPGEDLVAFAVEAGISVIRTKLKTNDFYTRIKPWLEDEFAPSTNLHGSLSDVFGVGLLFIGKSGIGKSECVLDLVERGHRLVADDLVLVQRRGSDVLIGRGHELQRHHMEIRGVGLVDIPSIFGIRAVRQQKRIEVVVQLETWDQEAAVDRTGLDTESTTILDVEIPMVRVPLNPGKNITVIAEVIAMNHLLKYSGIDPAERFNERLMRQMRDRPDVARYLQDDNE
- a CDS encoding PTS sugar transporter subunit IIB, whose product is MTLVLYRIDDRLIHGQVVVGWGQPLDLRFIVLVDDAVAESDWEQELYRMGVPPEMEVYFHTADDAVNAVAKYQADPRPGLLLTGDIATMRKLVDGAGVTAVNVGGIHSKPGRVQRMRYVFLSPEEEQQLRDLAARGAKVTAQDVPGARPVSLDDLLAGNES
- a CDS encoding HPr family phosphocarrier protein; translation: MPERTVQITNRNGLHARPAAEIVKLAARFQSEITVGKDDLDVNGKSIMGVMMLAAEHGSSITFRAEGPDADQALDALATLVSNGFGES
- a CDS encoding PTS sugar transporter subunit IIC; protein product: MMLIDLIPLALLGGVLGLDVVSFPQAMISRPIVASTIAGALVGQSPSGLLLGAALELIALETLPFGASRYPEWGSASVVGGAIFSSYPSHPAGAMSLAMVAALATTWIGGWTMVKLRQLNAVWAGRKRDALAAGARGSVISLQLDGMTADFARGALLTAIAYAALAPLSRMCIELWTIDQRDSRAFVVAVAASVAGGAAWKLFHSTAGALWFFGGGLALGLFMMFLR